The following are encoded together in the Anaerostipes caccae L1-92 genome:
- the tuf gene encoding elongation factor Tu has translation MAKEKFERTKPHCNIGTIGHVDHGKTTLTAAITKTLSARVDGNAAVDFENIDKAPEERERGITISTAHVEYETDNRHYAHVDCPGHADYVKNMITGAAQMDGAILVVAATDGVMAQTKEHILLSRQVGVPYIVVFMNKCDMVDDEELLELVEMEIRELLSEYEFPGDDTPVIQGSALKALEDPNSEWGDKIMELMAAVDSWIPDPQRDTDKPFLMPVEDVFSITGRGTVATGRVESGVLHVSEEVEIVGIKEETRKVVVTGIEMFRKLLDEAQAGDNIGALLRGVQREEIERGQVLCKPGSITCHTKFTAQVYVLTKDEGGRHTPFFNKYRPQFYFRTTDVTGVVELPEGVEMCMPGDNVEMTIELIHPIAMAQGLSFAIREGGRTVGSGRVATIIE, from the coding sequence ATGGCTAAAGAAAAGTTTGAGAGAACCAAACCTCATTGCAACATTGGTACCATTGGTCACGTCGATCATGGTAAAACTACTTTAACAGCTGCTATCACAAAGACATTAAGTGCCAGAGTAGATGGAAACGCAGCCGTTGATTTCGAAAACATCGATAAAGCTCCGGAAGAAAGAGAACGTGGTATCACTATCTCCACAGCTCACGTAGAATATGAAACAGATAACCGTCACTACGCACACGTTGACTGCCCAGGCCATGCCGATTATGTAAAGAACATGATCACTGGTGCTGCTCAGATGGACGGAGCTATCCTTGTAGTAGCTGCAACTGACGGTGTTATGGCTCAGACAAAAGAGCACATCCTTCTTTCCCGTCAGGTAGGCGTACCTTACATCGTAGTATTCATGAACAAATGTGACATGGTAGACGATGAAGAGTTATTAGAATTAGTAGAAATGGAAATCCGTGAGTTATTAAGCGAGTACGAATTCCCAGGTGATGACACTCCAGTTATCCAGGGATCTGCTTTAAAAGCTCTTGAAGATCCTAACAGCGAGTGGGGAGATAAGATCATGGAACTTATGGCTGCAGTTGACAGCTGGATTCCAGACCCACAGCGCGATACAGACAAACCATTCCTTATGCCTGTAGAGGATGTATTCTCTATCACAGGACGTGGTACTGTTGCAACAGGTAGAGTTGAAAGTGGTGTGCTTCACGTATCTGAAGAAGTTGAAATCGTTGGTATCAAAGAAGAGACAAGAAAAGTTGTCGTAACTGGTATCGAAATGTTCCGTAAACTTCTTGATGAAGCTCAGGCTGGTGACAACATCGGTGCTCTTCTCCGTGGTGTTCAGAGAGAAGAAATCGAAAGAGGACAGGTTCTTTGTAAACCAGGTTCTATCACATGTCACACAAAATTTACAGCTCAGGTATACGTTTTAACAAAAGATGAAGGTGGACGTCATACTCCTTTCTTCAACAAATACCGTCCTCAGTTCTACTTCAGAACAACTGACGTAACAGGTGTTGTTGAATTACCAGAAGGTGTTGAAATGTGCATGCCTGGTGACAACGTAGAAATGACAATCGAACTGATTCACCCAATCGCTATGGCTCAGGGATTATCTTTCGCTATCCGTGAAGGTGGACGTACAGTTGGATCAGGACGTGTTGCTACAATTATTGAGTAA
- the rpsG gene encoding 30S ribosomal protein S7 encodes MPRKGHIAKRDVLADPIYNNKVVTKLINNIMLDGKKGVAQKIVYGAFNRIEEKAGKPALEVFEEAMNNIMPVLEVKARRIGGATYQVPIDVRPDRRQALALRWLTLYSRKRGEKTMEERLANEIFDASNNTGASVKKKEDMHKMAEANKAFAHYRF; translated from the coding sequence GTGCCACGTAAAGGACATATTGCGAAAAGAGATGTTTTGGCGGATCCTATTTACAATAACAAAGTTGTGACAAAACTGATCAACAACATCATGTTAGACGGTAAAAAGGGAGTTGCCCAGAAGATCGTATACGGTGCATTCAACCGTATTGAAGAGAAAGCCGGAAAGCCTGCCCTCGAAGTATTCGAAGAGGCAATGAACAACATTATGCCTGTGCTGGAAGTAAAGGCCAGACGTATCGGCGGAGCTACCTATCAGGTACCAATCGATGTACGTCCGGACAGAAGACAGGCCCTTGCACTTCGCTGGTTGACTTTATACTCTCGCAAAAGAGGGGAAAAGACCATGGAAGAAAGGCTTGCAAATGAAATCTTTGATGCATCCAACAACACCGGAGCATCTGTAAAGAAAAAAGAAGACATGCACAAAATGGCAGAAGCAAACAAAGCATTCGCACACTACAGATTCTAA
- a CDS encoding SIS domain-containing protein: protein MGKQMEDYIQETSSVMVRNIEQRKELTKPLIGWLLKEGIRQGKTLVIVASGSSYHAAQSALAFMETYMKRPVRLITPFAFTYYEELKENNLYLFVSQSGSSTNVVEAIERYQRAGYHAMAVLGKPGSAIAELSDSYVEYGAGEERVGYVTKGMSTLTCFFMLVSLELSTEDIEKEVYEKAVRELTCACENHHRVYLQAKEFCLANKETLLTMKHAFFIGCGANMGTVKEGSLKLSELVHIPTASFETEEFIHGPDLQLTPDYTLFFVSSGDPAGKRTEEICGAAREVTENSFLIKADLREENGTDEIVSPLYLTAFFQYLAYWTAKNRNITTEHPLYIKFEERIHCKTSDYEEDLPF from the coding sequence GTGGGCAAACAGATGGAAGACTATATACAGGAGACATCCTCTGTGATGGTCCGAAACATTGAACAGAGAAAGGAACTGACAAAACCCCTGATTGGCTGGCTTTTAAAGGAAGGGATCAGACAGGGGAAGACACTCGTGATCGTGGCATCCGGATCTTCTTATCATGCGGCACAAAGTGCGCTTGCGTTTATGGAAACGTACATGAAAAGGCCGGTCCGCCTGATAACGCCGTTTGCTTTTACTTACTATGAAGAACTGAAAGAAAACAATCTTTATCTCTTTGTTTCCCAGAGCGGAAGCAGCACCAATGTGGTAGAAGCGATCGAGCGGTATCAGAGGGCAGGATACCACGCAATGGCAGTCCTTGGGAAACCGGGGTCTGCGATTGCAGAGCTTTCCGACTCCTACGTGGAATACGGCGCAGGGGAAGAACGTGTCGGATATGTTACAAAAGGAATGAGCACACTGACTTGTTTCTTCATGCTGGTATCTCTGGAGTTGTCCACAGAGGATATAGAGAAAGAAGTTTATGAAAAGGCAGTCAGGGAGCTGACATGTGCATGTGAAAACCACCATCGGGTTTATTTGCAGGCAAAAGAATTTTGTTTGGCAAACAAAGAGACATTATTGACGATGAAACATGCATTTTTCATCGGCTGCGGAGCAAATATGGGAACCGTGAAAGAAGGTTCCCTGAAGCTCTCCGAGTTAGTACACATACCAACGGCATCATTTGAAACAGAAGAGTTTATCCACGGACCGGACCTTCAGCTGACACCGGACTATACATTATTTTTCGTCAGTTCTGGAGACCCGGCAGGGAAACGGACAGAAGAGATCTGCGGCGCAGCCAGGGAGGTTACCGAGAATTCATTTTTAATAAAGGCAGATCTTAGAGAAGAAAACGGAACAGACGAGATTGTTTCACCATTATATCTGACTGCATTTTTTCAATATCTGGCTTACTGGACGGCAAAAAACAGGAACATAACGACGGAACATCCGCTGTACATAAAATTTGAAGAAAGAATACACTGCAAAACAAGCGACTATGAAGAAGATCTGCCATTTTAG
- a CDS encoding GntR family transcriptional regulator, with product MPKKYPVYLQLADLIERKINKNEYPLGSKIPSERELIDAFGISRMTVRKAIEVLIEKGLLTRQHGKGTYVSQAAVHSPLDSIQSMGKFIQDSGLLPSNKVLLTKKAKAGAKYSKIFDIDPEDDIFLLFRLRLANGKPFALEYTYTPYHIVPDLDSYDFEQCSFYDLLETNRIKLTQDTQRLEIVRVMNPQAALLNVEEGSAVFMLHNTVTNSSGKTIEYTRSYYSERTITFTSTLT from the coding sequence ATGCCGAAAAAATATCCCGTTTATTTACAGCTTGCTGATTTGATCGAAAGAAAAATAAATAAAAATGAATATCCATTGGGAAGTAAAATTCCTTCCGAGAGAGAATTGATAGACGCTTTTGGGATCAGCCGCATGACCGTCCGAAAAGCAATAGAAGTATTAATTGAAAAAGGCCTTTTAACCCGGCAGCATGGCAAAGGCACCTATGTCAGCCAGGCCGCTGTCCATTCTCCTCTCGACAGCATTCAGTCTATGGGAAAGTTCATTCAGGATTCAGGTTTGCTGCCATCCAATAAAGTTCTGCTTACCAAAAAAGCAAAAGCAGGAGCAAAATACTCTAAAATATTTGACATAGATCCGGAAGATGACATTTTCCTTCTGTTCCGGCTGCGACTGGCAAACGGAAAACCATTCGCCTTAGAATATACATATACTCCATATCACATTGTCCCGGACTTGGACAGCTATGATTTTGAACAGTGCTCTTTTTATGACCTGCTTGAGACGAATCGGATCAAACTTACGCAGGATACTCAGAGACTGGAAATCGTAAGAGTCATGAATCCGCAGGCGGCTCTGCTGAATGTGGAAGAAGGCTCTGCCGTGTTCATGCTCCATAACACAGTTACCAATTCTTCCGGTAAAACCATTGAATATACCCGCTCCTATTACAGTGAACGGACGATTACCTTTACATCCACTTTAACGTAA
- a CDS encoding GntR family transcriptional regulator, which produces MSKYINLLSEEVKDKIEAYIIENDLKPYDPLPSERKLAEAFQVNRLTVRSALKRLRYEHHIFTRHGKGNFIAPPKIDDDTEKFSSFTDGWGADGFKTSSRVLSFDKREASLSVSSHLGITLGEPVYCLMRVRYLEDEPFLVETSFIPEKYCPGLERYNFAAESLYDTLIRTYKLNLKRIDETITITTLTDEESHYLNAEENEIGFCIKSTTYDEEKIVEYCITINRADRYMMVSTLGSGES; this is translated from the coding sequence ATGAGCAAATATATCAATCTTTTGAGTGAAGAAGTAAAAGATAAGATTGAAGCATATATCATTGAAAATGATCTGAAGCCTTATGATCCTCTGCCTTCCGAGCGTAAACTGGCGGAAGCATTTCAGGTAAACAGGCTGACGGTCCGCTCTGCACTGAAAAGGCTGCGCTATGAACATCATATTTTCACACGGCATGGAAAAGGCAATTTTATTGCACCTCCAAAAATAGATGATGATACGGAAAAATTCAGTTCTTTTACCGACGGATGGGGTGCAGACGGGTTTAAGACTTCCAGCAGGGTTCTTTCCTTTGATAAACGGGAAGCTTCTTTGTCTGTCAGCAGCCATCTTGGAATCACTCTGGGTGAACCGGTTTACTGTTTGATGCGGGTACGCTATTTGGAGGATGAACCTTTTCTAGTGGAGACTTCCTTTATCCCTGAAAAATACTGTCCCGGCCTGGAACGATATAATTTTGCTGCTGAATCTTTATATGATACTTTGATTCGTACATATAAGCTGAACTTGAAGAGAATTGACGAGACGATCACGATCACTACGTTGACTGATGAAGAAAGTCATTACCTGAATGCTGAAGAAAATGAGATTGGATTCTGCATTAAATCCACTACATATGACGAAGAAAAAATTGTGGAGTACTGTATTACGATTAATAGGGCCGATCGGTATATGATGGTGAGTACCTTGGGGAGCGGGGAGAGTTAA
- the rpsL gene encoding 30S ribosomal protein S12: MPTFNQLVRKGRKTSTKKSTAPALQKSFNSLKKRSVNASSPQKRGVCTAVKTATPKKPNSALRKIARVRLSNGIEVTSYIPGEGHNLQEHSVVLIRGGRVKDLPGTRYHIVRGTLDTAGVANRMQARSKYGAKRPKK, translated from the coding sequence ATGCCAACTTTTAACCAATTAGTTAGAAAAGGGAGAAAGACATCTACAAAGAAGTCTACCGCACCGGCTCTTCAGAAAAGTTTTAACTCTTTAAAGAAGAGATCAGTAAACGCAAGCTCTCCTCAGAAGAGAGGGGTTTGTACAGCTGTTAAGACTGCGACTCCTAAAAAGCCTAACTCTGCTCTTCGTAAGATCGCCAGAGTACGTCTTTCTAACGGTATCGAAGTAACAAGCTATATCCCGGGTGAGGGACATAACTTACAGGAACATAGTGTTGTTCTGATTCGTGGTGGTCGTGTTAAGGACTTACCAGGTACCCGTTACCATATCGTTCGTGGAACACTTGATACAGCAGGTGTTGCAAACAGAATGCAGGCTCGTTCCAAATACGGAGCTAAGAGACCGAAGAAATAA
- a CDS encoding DUF3990 domain-containing protein — MELFHGSNVIVQHPKILTNGFYKDFGYGYYCTNIEKQAKRWALTKKNQHIVNVYSYEPKEILKIKKFSDLSEEWLDFIVDCRSGLEHKYDIVEGPMADDTIWDYIEDFIEGNISREAFWVLVKFKYPTHQVVFCTQEALSTLTFERSYIL, encoded by the coding sequence ATGGAATTATTTCATGGAAGCAATGTAATTGTTCAACATCCAAAGATTTTGACCAACGGATTCTATAAGGATTTTGGTTATGGATATTATTGTACCAATATAGAAAAGCAAGCCAAACGATGGGCACTTACAAAAAAAAATCAACATATTGTCAATGTATATTCATATGAGCCAAAAGAGATTTTGAAGATAAAAAAATTTTCAGATTTGTCAGAAGAATGGCTTGATTTTATAGTAGACTGCCGCAGCGGTTTAGAACACAAATACGATATTGTAGAGGGGCCTATGGCAGATGATACAATATGGGATTACATCGAAGATTTTATAGAAGGAAATATTTCTCGTGAGGCTTTTTGGGTGTTGGTAAAGTTTAAATATCCAACGCATCAGGTAGTGTTCTGCACACAGGAAGCGTTAAGTACATTGACTTTTGAAAGGAGCTATATATTATGA
- the fusA gene encoding elongation factor G, which yields MAGREYPLERTRNIGIMAHIDAGKTTLTERILYYTGVNYKIGDTHEGTATMDWMEQEQERGITITSAATTCHWTLQENCKPKDGALEHRINIIDTPGHVDFTVEVERSLRVLDGAIGVFDAKGGVEPQSENVWRQADTYDVPRMAFINKMDILGADFYGSVEQIKDRLGANAVMIQLPIGKEDDFQGIIDLFEMKAYIYNDDKGEDISITDIPDDMKDDAEMYHTQLVEQICELDDDLMMEYLEGEEPSVEALKAALRKGTCECTAVPICCGTAYRNKGVQKLLDAVLEFMPAPTDIAAIKGVDEDGNEIERHSSDDEPFAALAFKIMTDPFVGKLAFFRVYSGTMNSGSYVLNATKQKKERVGRILQMHANKREELDKVYAGDIAAAVGFKITATGDTICDEKSPVILESMEFPEPVIDVAIEPKTKAGQGKMSEALAKLAEEDPTFKAHTDEETGQTIISGMGELHLEIIVDRLLREFKVEANVGAPQVAYKESFTKEVDVDSKYAKQSGGRGQYGHCKVHFEPMDANGEELFKFESTVVGGNIPKEYIPAVGAGIEEAAQCGILGGFPVLGVKATVYDGSYHDVDSSEMAFKIAGSMAFKEAMQKAGAIILEPIMRVEVTTPEDYMGDVIGDINSRRGRIEGMDDVGGGKIIRAFVPLAEMFGYSTDLRSRTQGRGNYSMFFNSYEPVPKSVQEKIIADKTK from the coding sequence TTGGCTGGAAGAGAATATCCATTAGAGAGAACCAGAAATATTGGAATCATGGCTCATATCGATGCTGGAAAAACCACTTTGACAGAGCGTATCCTCTATTATACTGGTGTAAATTATAAGATCGGTGATACTCATGAGGGAACTGCTACCATGGACTGGATGGAGCAGGAACAGGAAAGAGGAATCACGATCACTTCTGCAGCGACCACATGTCACTGGACTCTCCAGGAAAACTGCAAACCGAAAGACGGAGCATTAGAACACCGTATCAACATCATTGATACACCGGGACACGTTGACTTTACAGTAGAAGTAGAACGTTCCCTGCGTGTACTCGACGGTGCCATCGGTGTATTTGATGCAAAGGGCGGAGTAGAGCCGCAGTCTGAGAATGTATGGCGTCAGGCAGACACTTATGATGTACCGAGAATGGCATTCATCAACAAGATGGATATCTTAGGTGCAGACTTCTACGGTTCTGTAGAGCAGATCAAAGACCGTCTCGGTGCCAATGCAGTTATGATTCAGCTGCCAATCGGCAAAGAAGACGATTTCCAGGGAATCATCGACTTGTTTGAAATGAAAGCCTACATCTATAATGATGATAAGGGAGAAGACATTTCAATCACAGATATCCCTGATGATATGAAAGATGATGCAGAAATGTATCACACTCAGTTAGTAGAGCAGATCTGTGAGTTAGACGACGATCTGATGATGGAATACCTGGAAGGGGAAGAGCCATCAGTGGAAGCATTAAAAGCAGCACTGAGAAAAGGAACATGCGAATGTACAGCAGTTCCGATCTGCTGTGGTACTGCTTACCGCAACAAAGGTGTTCAGAAGTTACTGGACGCTGTTCTTGAGTTCATGCCGGCACCGACGGATATCGCTGCCATCAAGGGTGTGGATGAAGACGGAAACGAAATCGAAAGACATTCATCTGATGATGAACCTTTCGCAGCACTTGCATTTAAGATCATGACAGACCCATTCGTTGGAAAGCTTGCTTTCTTCCGTGTTTACTCCGGAACAATGAATTCAGGTTCCTATGTATTAAATGCTACAAAACAGAAAAAAGAGCGTGTTGGACGTATCCTTCAGATGCATGCCAACAAGCGTGAAGAGTTAGACAAAGTTTATGCAGGTGATATCGCAGCTGCCGTAGGTTTCAAGATCACAGCAACAGGTGATACGATCTGTGACGAGAAGAGTCCGGTAATCCTGGAATCCATGGAATTCCCAGAGCCGGTTATCGACGTAGCGATCGAGCCTAAGACAAAAGCAGGTCAGGGCAAGATGTCAGAAGCACTTGCAAAACTTGCAGAAGAAGATCCGACCTTCAAAGCTCATACTGATGAAGAGACAGGACAGACTATCATTTCCGGAATGGGTGAGCTTCACCTGGAAATCATCGTAGACCGTCTGCTTCGTGAGTTCAAAGTAGAAGCAAACGTAGGTGCTCCTCAGGTTGCTTACAAAGAGTCCTTCACAAAAGAAGTGGATGTGGACAGCAAGTATGCAAAACAGTCTGGTGGACGCGGTCAGTATGGACACTGTAAAGTACACTTTGAGCCAATGGATGCCAATGGTGAAGAACTGTTCAAGTTTGAATCCACTGTTGTCGGCGGTAACATTCCGAAGGAATATATCCCGGCAGTCGGAGCTGGTATCGAAGAAGCTGCTCAGTGCGGTATCCTTGGAGGATTCCCGGTACTTGGTGTAAAAGCTACTGTATACGATGGATCTTACCATGATGTCGATTCCTCAGAGATGGCCTTTAAGATCGCCGGTTCTATGGCATTCAAAGAAGCGATGCAGAAAGCCGGAGCTATCATCTTAGAGCCGATCATGAGAGTCGAAGTTACAACTCCTGAAGATTACATGGGAGATGTTATCGGTGATATCAACTCACGCCGCGGACGTATCGAAGGTATGGACGATGTCGGAGGCGGAAAGATCATCAGAGCTTTCGTTCCTCTTGCAGAAATGTTCGGATACTCAACCGACTTACGTTCCAGAACACAGGGTCGTGGAAACTACTCTATGTTCTTCAACAGCTACGAGCCGGTACCGAAGAGTGTACAGGAAAAAATCATCGCTGATAAAACAAAATAA
- a CDS encoding SIS domain-containing protein, translating to MTYKNYDRETYLNSFKEIMKLKPQVEKYIDDAFEKGVDNLVMAGVGGSISIMMPMEYFAKKRTAMPVYMENAAELVLGINKAITEKSLVVLYSESGTTKEAIAAAEYCREKGIPTIGVSGNEEAPLQKLLTYPIVCGAGDELSCDGDHMKLFLIVSAILHKNGDMDDYDEFMENLAKLPEALANIKEEVDEEAKAYAYQIKDEPYHMLVGSGNLWGSTYCFAMCYLEEMQWIRTKSIESPEFFHGTLELLEEDTSIMIFKGEDETRMLTERVENFAKKISKKVKVIDTKEYEAEGIAEKYRGDLSPAFLEAYLGRLTAHLEDATGHSLDIRRYYRVMDY from the coding sequence ATGACATACAAAAATTATGACAGAGAAACTTACTTAAATAGCTTTAAAGAGATCATGAAATTAAAACCCCAGGTTGAAAAATATATTGACGATGCATTTGAAAAAGGTGTGGATAATCTGGTTATGGCCGGAGTGGGAGGCAGTATTTCCATCATGATGCCGATGGAATATTTCGCAAAGAAAAGAACGGCGATGCCGGTTTATATGGAAAATGCGGCAGAATTAGTGTTGGGAATTAATAAAGCAATTACAGAAAAATCACTGGTTGTCCTTTACAGCGAATCCGGAACTACAAAAGAAGCCATTGCGGCGGCAGAGTACTGCAGAGAAAAAGGGATTCCGACCATTGGAGTCAGCGGAAATGAGGAAGCGCCGTTACAGAAACTGCTCACATATCCGATCGTCTGCGGTGCGGGAGATGAACTTTCCTGTGACGGAGACCATATGAAACTCTTTCTGATCGTCAGCGCAATTTTACATAAGAACGGCGACATGGATGACTACGATGAATTCATGGAGAACCTTGCAAAACTGCCGGAAGCTTTAGCTAATATAAAAGAAGAAGTAGACGAAGAGGCAAAGGCATATGCATATCAGATTAAAGATGAACCATATCACATGCTGGTGGGTTCCGGAAACTTGTGGGGATCAACTTACTGCTTTGCAATGTGCTATCTGGAAGAAATGCAGTGGATTCGCACAAAATCCATTGAATCACCGGAATTCTTCCATGGCACGCTGGAGCTTTTAGAAGAAGACACAAGCATCATGATCTTCAAGGGAGAAGATGAGACCAGAATGCTGACTGAGAGGGTAGAGAACTTTGCAAAGAAGATTTCCAAGAAAGTAAAAGTCATCGATACCAAAGAATATGAGGCAGAAGGAATCGCAGAAAAATACAGAGGAGATTTGTCACCGGCATTCTTAGAAGCTTATCTCGGACGGCTGACGGCACATTTGGAAGATGCAACCGGACATTCCCTTGACATCAGAAGATATTACAGAGTGATGGATTACTAA